A stretch of the Prochlorococcus marinus str. MIT 0918 genome encodes the following:
- a CDS encoding argininosuccinate synthase: MGNFRKVILAYSGGVDTSACIPYLKNECGIEEVIAFAADLGQGEELGPIREKALLAGAKESLVDDLIEPFIKDFAFPAIRANALYEGKYPLSTALARPLIAKRLVDIAIERDAGAVAHGCTGKGNDQVRFDLAIASLAPQLRIFTPAREWSMSREELIVYGEKYGIPAPVTKKSPFSIDLNLLGRSIEAGPLEDPFLAPPEEVFQLTSSKEEAPEEPQELEIFFQNGNPIAIDDEALDPVRLIRKVNSLAGLHGIGRIDMIENRVVGIKSREIYETPGLLLLIKTHQELESLTLSAEVLRTKATLERQWADLVYQGFWFSPLKDALDAFIDSTQSDVNGSVKVQLYKGSLTILGRQSSTNSLYLPDICTYGSDDKFDHSSAKGFIYIWGLANRLWASVNKKK; the protein is encoded by the coding sequence ATGGGAAATTTTCGCAAAGTTATTCTTGCTTATTCTGGTGGAGTCGATACTAGTGCTTGCATTCCTTATTTAAAAAATGAATGCGGTATTGAGGAGGTTATTGCCTTTGCAGCAGATTTAGGACAAGGCGAGGAATTAGGTCCTATTCGTGAAAAAGCTTTATTGGCAGGTGCTAAAGAATCTTTAGTTGATGATTTGATTGAGCCCTTTATCAAAGATTTTGCATTTCCTGCAATTAGAGCAAATGCATTATATGAAGGCAAATATCCTTTATCTACAGCATTAGCAAGGCCTTTAATTGCAAAAAGATTGGTTGATATAGCAATCGAAAGAGATGCAGGAGCAGTTGCTCATGGTTGTACTGGTAAGGGCAATGATCAAGTTCGTTTTGATTTAGCGATAGCTTCACTGGCTCCACAGTTACGCATTTTCACTCCTGCTAGAGAATGGTCAATGAGTAGAGAAGAGCTAATTGTTTACGGAGAAAAATATGGAATTCCAGCTCCTGTTACTAAAAAGTCGCCATTTTCTATTGATTTAAACCTCTTAGGTAGAAGTATTGAAGCTGGTCCATTAGAGGATCCATTTTTAGCTCCTCCTGAAGAAGTCTTTCAATTGACTTCATCTAAGGAAGAAGCTCCTGAGGAACCCCAAGAATTAGAAATTTTCTTTCAGAATGGGAATCCCATTGCTATTGATGACGAAGCATTGGATCCTGTGCGCCTTATTAGGAAAGTAAACTCTTTAGCCGGTCTGCATGGAATAGGACGAATTGACATGATTGAAAATCGAGTAGTTGGTATTAAAAGTAGAGAAATTTATGAAACTCCTGGTTTGCTGTTATTAATTAAAACGCATCAAGAATTAGAAAGTTTGACTTTGTCAGCAGAAGTTTTACGTACTAAAGCTACTCTAGAAAGACAATGGGCAGATTTAGTTTATCAGGGCTTTTGGTTTAGCCCTTTAAAAGATGCCTTAGATGCTTTTATTGATAGTACGCAAAGTGATGTGAATGGATCAGTTAAGGTTCAATTATATAAAGGTAGCCTTACAATTTTAGGAAGACAGTCTTCGACTAATAGTTTATATTTACCTGATATATGTACTTATGGTTCAGATGATAAGTTTGACCATTCCTCAGCTAAAGGATTTATTTATATATGGGGTTTGGCTAATCGTCTCTGGGCTTCAGTAAATAAGAAAAAATAG
- a CDS encoding DUF3134 domain-containing protein, whose product MSTLDTINPALTRYHRQDPAPVLPLREEPDLLSWLETSGRLISDDVSAIQEVSTVEEEELSALMGEKEDYKTEEEPTEDDWEE is encoded by the coding sequence ATGAGCACACTCGATACAATCAATCCTGCACTCACTCGTTATCACAGGCAAGATCCTGCGCCCGTTTTGCCACTCAGAGAAGAGCCTGACCTTTTAAGCTGGCTTGAAACTAGTGGCAGGCTTATCTCCGATGATGTATCAGCTATTCAAGAAGTTAGCACTGTAGAAGAAGAAGAATTATCAGCACTAATGGGCGAAAAGGAAGATTATAAAACAGAAGAAGAACCAACTGAAGACGATTGGGAAGAATAA
- the mraY gene encoding phospho-N-acetylmuramoyl-pentapeptide-transferase — protein sequence MKSSVLFIPLLISFIISTLIIQLIIPKLEKIKLHQIIRIEGPKKHHEKSGTPTMGGILIIPIGIIIGNLANLNNLSQGKLLAISFLTLGYMSIGLIDDWRSLTLNKNKGLTPIEKIFLQTIMGIIFIYFISTQGWLDSNILLFSQNSINLSFLIWPIALFTLIAESNATNLTDGLDGLASGCGAIVFTGLAIELILRGEMQDYSFARFAIALAGTLLGFLMHNRNPARIFMGDAGSLAIGGALTGIALITNSLWSLLIMGGVFVAEAISVIIQVGVYKISKRLNGQGYRIFAMAPLHHHFELKNKKELEIVKSFWLVSIFLVCLGLILRSRI from the coding sequence TTGAAAAGCAGTGTTTTGTTTATACCATTATTAATATCATTCATCATATCTACACTTATAATACAATTAATTATCCCAAAATTAGAAAAAATAAAGTTACATCAAATTATTAGAATAGAAGGTCCAAAAAAACATCATGAGAAGTCAGGAACTCCTACAATGGGGGGAATTTTAATAATTCCAATCGGAATAATTATTGGTAATCTAGCAAATTTAAACAACTTATCTCAAGGCAAACTGTTAGCAATTAGCTTCCTTACTTTAGGATATATGAGTATTGGTCTAATAGATGATTGGCGTAGTTTAACATTGAATAAAAACAAAGGCTTAACTCCCATAGAAAAAATATTTTTACAAACTATCATGGGAATAATTTTTATTTATTTTATATCTACGCAAGGGTGGCTTGATTCCAATATATTGCTATTCTCTCAGAATTCGATTAATTTAAGTTTTCTAATTTGGCCTATAGCTTTATTCACTTTAATTGCAGAAAGTAATGCTACAAACTTAACTGATGGTTTAGACGGATTAGCAAGTGGCTGTGGAGCAATAGTCTTCACAGGATTAGCGATTGAATTAATACTTAGAGGAGAAATGCAAGACTACTCATTCGCCCGTTTTGCAATAGCATTAGCAGGAACTTTATTAGGATTTCTTATGCATAATAGAAATCCTGCAAGAATATTTATGGGGGATGCAGGTTCACTTGCAATCGGTGGTGCATTAACAGGAATCGCACTTATAACAAATAGTCTTTGGTCTTTATTAATAATGGGTGGAGTCTTTGTTGCAGAAGCTATTTCAGTAATTATTCAAGTAGGTGTGTACAAAATCTCAAAGCGATTAAACGGTCAAGGTTATAGAATTTTTGCGATGGCTCCTCTACACCATCATTTCGAACTAAAGAATAAAAAAGAATTAGAAATAGTTAAAAGTTTTTGGCTAGTTTCAATTTTCTTAGTCTGCCTAGGTTTGATACTACGATCAAGAATCTAA
- a CDS encoding glycosyltransferase — protein sequence MGLKLLHLHLHGLIRSNNLELGRDSDTGGQTLYVSELVKELAACPGVDQVDLVTRLIQDRKVSSDYSQARERITSKSQILRLPFGPKRYLRKELLWPYLDDLADRLIHTLQDHERLPDWIHAHYADAGYVASLVCNRLGIPFVFTGHSLGREKKRRLLQSGMDHQQIENIYSIGRRIEAEELALSQANLVVTSTLQETKSQYARYRNFVEKQAQTIPPGVDLKRFNNQELSSSQFSETSALFSSFLVNPELPPLLTISRAVRRKNIPALIEAFGRSSLLKERYNLVLVLGTRSDLSQLDKQQKEVFQQIFELIDRYNLYGKVAYPKFHRRDQIAYIYRWAAQLKGLFVNPALTEPFGLTLLEAAASGLPIVSTDDGGPSDILSKCQNGLLADVTDLDSLKQVLEKASVNNKNWNLWRNNGIERTQKYFSWHSHVERYLSLMTNQFDINNTHKLAKVIHLSGIKAS from the coding sequence ATGGGTTTAAAGCTCCTGCATCTTCATTTACATGGCTTAATTCGCTCTAATAACCTTGAATTGGGAAGGGATTCAGATACTGGTGGTCAAACATTATATGTTAGTGAATTAGTTAAGGAATTAGCTGCTTGTCCTGGAGTAGATCAAGTAGATCTTGTTACTCGTTTAATTCAAGATAGAAAGGTTTCATCCGATTATTCTCAAGCTAGGGAAAGGATTACTTCTAAATCCCAGATTCTTAGATTACCTTTTGGACCCAAAAGATATCTTCGTAAGGAATTATTATGGCCTTATTTAGATGATTTAGCAGACCGATTAATACACACCTTGCAAGACCATGAAAGATTGCCTGATTGGATTCATGCTCATTATGCTGATGCAGGATACGTAGCCTCATTAGTTTGTAATCGTTTAGGTATTCCATTTGTCTTTACAGGTCATTCATTAGGAAGAGAGAAGAAGAGGCGCTTGCTTCAATCGGGGATGGATCATCAACAGATCGAAAACATCTATTCAATTGGTCGACGTATTGAAGCTGAGGAATTGGCTTTATCTCAAGCTAATTTGGTTGTAACAAGTACTTTGCAAGAAACCAAATCACAATATGCTCGATATAGAAATTTTGTAGAAAAACAAGCACAAACAATTCCTCCAGGTGTTGATTTAAAACGTTTTAATAATCAAGAGTTATCTTCTTCACAGTTTTCTGAGACCTCAGCATTATTTTCTTCTTTTTTAGTTAACCCTGAGCTACCTCCTTTGTTAACAATTTCCAGAGCAGTTAGAAGAAAAAATATTCCTGCGTTAATAGAGGCTTTTGGCCGTTCTTCATTATTAAAAGAGCGATATAACCTTGTCTTAGTTCTTGGAACTAGGAGTGACTTATCTCAATTAGATAAGCAACAAAAGGAAGTTTTTCAACAGATTTTTGAATTAATTGATCGATATAATCTATATGGGAAAGTAGCTTATCCTAAATTTCATCGACGCGATCAAATTGCCTATATTTATAGATGGGCAGCTCAGTTAAAGGGTTTATTTGTGAATCCTGCATTGACAGAACCTTTTGGATTAACATTGTTGGAAGCAGCTGCTTCTGGGCTGCCTATTGTTTCTACAGATGATGGTGGCCCCAGTGATATTTTATCTAAATGTCAAAATGGATTATTAGCAGATGTTACAGACTTAGATTCTCTTAAGCAAGTTCTAGAAAAAGCTTCTGTAAATAATAAAAATTGGAATTTGTGGAGAAACAATGGTATTGAACGAACACAAAAATATTTCAGTTGGCATTCTCATGTAGAAAGATATTTATCTTTGATGACAAATCAATTTGACATTAATAACACTCATAAATTGGCTAAAGTTATTCATTTGTCTGGTATTAAAGCAAGTTGA
- the uvrA gene encoding excinuclease ABC subunit UvrA, translating into MGKQDATHKSLLSDSLEEVIRIRGARQHNLKNVDLTIPRNKFIVFTGVSGSGKSSLAFDTIFAEGQRRYVESLSAYARQFLGQVDKPDVDAIEGLSPAISIDQKSTSHNPRSTVGTVTEIKDYLRLLFGRAGEPHCPECNRDIRPQTIDEMVDQILTLPEGTRYQLLASVVRGKKGTHSKLLSGLASEGFARVRINKEVRELSDNIELDKNHSHSIEVVVDRLIAREGIQERLTDSLQTALKRGDGLAIVEVVPKKDEKLPDNIERERLFSENFACPVHGAVIEELSPRLFSFNSPYGACPDCHGLGHLKKFTSDRVIPDPSLPVYAAVAPWSEKENSYYFSLLFSVGETYGFEIKTPWKDLTQNQKDILLNGSEEPILIKSDSRYNKQEGYKRSFQGILPILERQLQDANGESVRQKLEKFLESVPCSTCSGKRLRPEALAVKIGPYSINELTETSVSETLDRIEKLMGQGKSSKSEPLLSSRQIQIGDLVLKEIRLRLKFLLDVGLDYLSLDRPAMTLSGGEAQRIRLATQIGAGLTGVLYVLDEPSIGLHQRDNDRLLTTLQRLRDLGNTLIVVEHDEDTIRAADYLVDIGPGAGIHGGKIIAKGTLDNLLKSKDSLTGEYLSGRTSIPTPLERRKGVNRNLRLIGCDRNNLKNVSVDFPLGRLVAVTGVSGSGKSTLINELLHPAINNQLGLKVPFPKGLEELRGVKSIDKVIIIDQSPIGRTPRSNPATYTGAFDPIRQIFAASVEAKARGYQVGQFSFNVKGGRCEACKGQGVNVIEMNFLPDVYVQCDVCKGARFNRETLQVKYKGYTIADVLEMTVEQSVDVFSAIPQAADRLRTLVDVGLGYIKLGQPAPTLSGGEAQRVKLATELSRRATGKTLYLIDEPTTGLSFSDVHKLMDVLQRLVDKGNSMIVIEHNLDVIRCSDWIIDLGPEGGNLGGQLVVQGTPEDVANCATSYTGQYLKQALNKYR; encoded by the coding sequence GTGGGGAAACAAGACGCTACTCACAAATCTTTATTATCCGATTCTTTGGAAGAAGTTATAAGGATTCGAGGTGCTAGACAACATAATTTAAAAAATGTTGATCTTACTATTCCTCGTAATAAATTTATTGTTTTTACTGGGGTTAGTGGAAGTGGTAAGAGTTCATTAGCTTTTGATACTATTTTTGCTGAAGGACAAAGGAGATATGTAGAAAGTCTTTCAGCATATGCTAGACAATTTCTAGGACAAGTAGATAAGCCGGATGTAGATGCTATCGAAGGTCTTTCACCTGCGATTTCTATTGATCAAAAATCAACAAGTCATAATCCACGATCAACAGTAGGGACAGTTACGGAAATCAAAGATTATTTAAGACTTTTATTTGGTCGTGCAGGTGAACCTCATTGCCCAGAATGTAATCGAGACATTCGGCCTCAGACAATAGATGAGATGGTCGATCAAATTCTTACTTTACCTGAAGGTACAAGGTATCAATTATTAGCTTCTGTTGTTCGAGGTAAAAAAGGAACCCATTCGAAATTGCTTTCTGGTTTGGCTTCGGAGGGATTTGCCAGAGTAAGAATCAATAAGGAAGTGCGAGAATTATCTGACAATATCGAGCTCGATAAAAATCATTCTCATTCCATTGAAGTTGTAGTCGATCGTTTGATTGCACGAGAGGGAATTCAGGAACGTTTAACTGATTCCTTACAAACAGCTTTAAAACGGGGAGATGGACTTGCAATTGTTGAAGTTGTCCCAAAGAAAGATGAGAAGTTGCCTGACAATATAGAGAGAGAAAGGCTTTTTTCTGAAAACTTTGCTTGCCCTGTTCATGGTGCAGTTATAGAAGAATTATCTCCTAGATTATTTTCTTTTAATAGCCCTTATGGTGCATGTCCTGATTGTCATGGTTTAGGCCATCTCAAAAAATTTACTAGTGATCGAGTTATTCCCGACCCTTCTTTACCAGTTTATGCAGCAGTTGCCCCTTGGAGTGAGAAAGAAAATTCATATTATTTTTCATTATTATTTTCAGTTGGTGAAACTTATGGATTTGAAATTAAGACGCCTTGGAAAGATTTAACACAAAACCAAAAAGACATTTTGTTGAATGGTAGTGAAGAGCCAATTTTGATCAAATCTGATAGTCGTTATAATAAACAAGAAGGATATAAAAGATCATTTCAAGGTATATTGCCTATTTTAGAAAGACAATTACAAGATGCTAATGGAGAATCAGTTCGACAGAAATTAGAGAAATTTTTAGAATCCGTTCCCTGTTCTACTTGCTCTGGTAAAAGATTACGTCCGGAAGCTTTAGCCGTTAAAATCGGCCCTTATTCTATTAACGAATTAACTGAGACTAGTGTTTCTGAAACACTAGATCGTATTGAGAAGTTGATGGGACAAGGCAAGTCGAGTAAATCTGAGCCTTTGCTTTCTTCTAGACAAATACAAATAGGTGATTTGGTTTTAAAGGAAATTCGTTTAAGATTGAAGTTTTTACTTGATGTAGGTCTAGATTATTTAAGCTTGGATAGACCGGCAATGACTTTGTCTGGTGGGGAAGCTCAGCGAATAAGGTTGGCAACTCAGATTGGTGCAGGGCTTACAGGGGTTTTGTATGTGTTAGATGAACCCAGCATTGGATTACATCAAAGAGATAATGATAGATTATTGACTACCCTTCAAAGACTACGTGATCTTGGTAATACATTAATAGTTGTTGAACATGATGAAGATACTATACGTGCTGCTGATTATTTAGTAGATATTGGCCCAGGTGCTGGTATACATGGTGGTAAAATTATTGCTAAAGGAACATTAGATAATCTATTAAAAAGTAAAGACTCTTTAACAGGTGAATATTTAAGTGGCAGGACATCTATTCCTACACCATTGGAAAGACGTAAGGGTGTCAATCGCAATCTGCGTTTGATAGGTTGTGATCGGAATAATTTGAAAAATGTTTCTGTTGATTTTCCTTTAGGTCGTCTAGTTGCTGTTACAGGTGTTAGTGGAAGTGGGAAAAGTACATTGATAAATGAATTATTACATCCTGCGATTAATAATCAATTAGGTTTAAAAGTACCTTTTCCTAAAGGATTAGAAGAATTAAGAGGTGTGAAATCAATTGATAAGGTTATCATTATTGATCAATCTCCTATTGGTAGAACACCTCGTTCAAATCCAGCAACTTATACTGGAGCCTTTGATCCTATTCGTCAAATTTTTGCTGCTTCTGTAGAAGCAAAGGCACGCGGATATCAAGTAGGTCAGTTTAGTTTTAATGTTAAAGGAGGACGTTGTGAGGCTTGTAAAGGTCAGGGTGTAAATGTTATTGAAATGAACTTTCTACCTGATGTATATGTCCAATGTGATGTTTGTAAAGGAGCTCGCTTTAACCGTGAAACTCTGCAAGTGAAATATAAAGGATATACTATTGCCGATGTTCTAGAGATGACTGTTGAGCAATCTGTAGATGTATTTTCCGCGATTCCTCAGGCTGCAGATCGGTTAAGAACATTGGTTGATGTTGGTCTTGGTTATATTAAATTAGGGCAACCAGCTCCTACTCTTTCTGGAGGAGAGGCTCAACGAGTGAAGCTTGCTACGGAGCTTTCACGTCGTGCTACAGGAAAAACTCTTTATTTAATTGATGAACCTACTACTGGGTTAAGTTTTTCTGATGTTCATAAGCTTATGGATGTTCTTCAAAGATTGGTTGATAAAGGCAATTCAATGATTGTTATTGAGCATAATTTAGATGTAATTCGTTGTTCAGATTGGATTATTGATTTAGGACCTGAGGGTGGAAATTTAGGAGGACAATTGGTTGTTCAGGGAACACCTGAGGATGTAGCAAATTGTGCAACAAGCTATACAGGACAATATTTAAAACAAGCTTTAAATAAATACAGATAA
- the recN gene encoding DNA repair protein RecN, translated as MLLSLRLYNIALIDSLELSLKKGFSVFTGETGAGKSIFLSAIDSLLGRGFSSSSSRLIRVGAQEASIEGVFTLDSEVKNWLNENSFDFDDHDELVISREWKFKDDRLMSRIRFNGQIANRKQLLALRPLLVDLVEQGQSHHLYSSGHQLSLIDNFGTDEIDKLLTKVKQKWDKWYSSHIALQIAQKEFDNSEDEFIAIQSFLDDINSANLDDPQEDLILTKEQDRLVHGVRIYESLLSLFNRLKENSDNFPSALDHFYYCINELKIISKLDSSLTSHLDNLFELSNGLDQFLKTLESYQMVLESDPNKLDDVQNRLSLLNRLKKRYDLDLPGIINRRDSYLKELSSGNTLKCSLKDLEQQEIAFRLERDEINSSLTKLRMKCAKKLEDNLILYLQPLGLENIQFKVSFASSIPSSLGADSVEFLFSANEGQPLASLSDIASGGELSRFLLALTSVLAEVSGSKTLIFDEIDSGVSGRVSTAIAKALKNLSRYKQVFCITHQPLVAALADHHFSVSKTVENGMTNSKVLLLQGFQERKSEIAKLAGGDFEQASIFAASLLDNKAA; from the coding sequence GTGCTGCTTAGTCTGCGACTCTATAACATCGCTCTTATAGATAGCTTAGAACTATCTTTAAAAAAAGGGTTTTCAGTGTTTACAGGAGAAACTGGAGCGGGTAAGTCCATTTTTCTGTCAGCGATTGATTCTTTATTAGGTAGAGGCTTTAGCAGCTCTTCTTCTCGATTGATACGTGTAGGTGCTCAGGAAGCATCAATCGAAGGAGTTTTTACTCTTGATTCCGAAGTAAAAAATTGGCTGAATGAAAATTCTTTTGATTTTGATGATCATGATGAACTCGTAATTTCTCGTGAGTGGAAGTTTAAAGATGATCGTTTGATGAGTCGAATTAGGTTTAATGGTCAAATTGCCAATAGAAAGCAATTACTTGCTCTTAGACCTTTGTTAGTTGATTTGGTAGAACAAGGCCAATCACACCATTTATATTCTTCTGGCCATCAACTAAGTCTCATAGATAATTTTGGCACTGATGAAATTGATAAGTTATTAACTAAAGTCAAACAAAAGTGGGATAAGTGGTATTCATCTCATATTGCTTTACAAATTGCACAGAAAGAATTTGATAATAGTGAGGATGAGTTTATAGCCATTCAATCATTTTTGGATGATATTAATTCAGCTAACTTGGATGATCCACAAGAGGATTTAATATTAACAAAAGAACAAGATCGTTTAGTTCATGGTGTTAGGATTTATGAGTCTTTGCTCTCATTATTTAATAGACTAAAAGAGAATTCTGATAATTTTCCGTCCGCATTAGATCATTTTTATTATTGTATAAATGAATTAAAAATAATAAGTAAATTAGATTCTTCTTTAACATCGCACTTGGATAATTTATTTGAATTATCTAATGGATTAGATCAGTTTTTAAAAACATTAGAATCATATCAAATGGTTTTAGAATCAGACCCTAATAAGTTAGACGATGTTCAAAATAGATTATCATTATTAAATAGGCTCAAAAAACGTTATGATCTTGATTTGCCAGGGATTATTAATCGACGTGATTCTTACCTAAAGGAATTAAGTTCTGGGAATACACTTAAATGCTCTTTAAAAGACTTAGAACAACAAGAAATTGCTTTTAGATTAGAAAGAGATGAGATTAATAGCTCTCTTACTAAATTGCGTATGAAATGTGCAAAAAAATTAGAAGATAATCTTATTTTATACCTACAACCATTAGGGTTGGAAAATATTCAATTTAAAGTTTCTTTTGCATCTTCTATCCCTTCATCACTAGGTGCAGATTCAGTAGAGTTTTTGTTTTCAGCAAATGAGGGTCAGCCTCTAGCTTCTTTATCAGATATTGCCTCTGGAGGAGAACTTTCTCGCTTTTTGCTTGCTTTAACAAGTGTTTTAGCTGAAGTTAGTGGATCAAAGACGTTAATTTTTGATGAAATTGATTCAGGAGTGAGTGGTCGTGTAAGTACTGCTATTGCTAAAGCATTAAAAAATTTATCTCGATACAAACAAGTTTTTTGTATTACACATCAGCCTCTTGTAGCAGCTTTAGCCGATCATCATTTTTCTGTATCTAAGACAGTTGAAAATGGCATGACTAATTCAAAAGTCTTATTGTTGCAGGGATTTCAGGAACGTAAATCCGAAATAGCTAAACTAGCTGGAGGTGATTTTGAGCAGGCAAGTATTTTTGCTGCAAGTTTGTTGGATAACAAAGCAGCATAA
- a CDS encoding ABC1 kinase family protein codes for MTKELGDFIEAAGLKSYDPLAISNIYKKHPKRLLKRLWETLLPISLFLIGVGFEKILGILKNEKRAKERANEFTRLLVDLGPAFIKAGQALSTRPDVVPQLVLEELALLQDQLPGFEPELALECIKEDLGTNYKNIFKWFQKEPISAASLGQVHQAMLMNGDKVAVKIQRPGLREQITLDLYIVRNIALWLNKYVGLIRSDLVALIDELGKRVFEEMDYLNEANNGEKFAELNKKNKKIAAPKFYREFTSKRVLTMEWIEGVKLTNINGVKRLGIEPNNLIEIGVNCSLQQLLEHGFFHADPHPGNILALKDGRLCYLDFGMMSEVTTRSRTGLIEAVVHLVNRDFEKLSKDFVKLGFLSEEVDLNPIIPAFEKVFSSAIDMGVSKMDFKTVTDDMSGLMYKFPFQLPPYYALIIRSLITLEGIALSVDPNFKILGAAYPYFARRLMEDPDPQLRQSLKEMLFEGNTFKWTRLEGLILSAAKQKEIDLNNLMDQVLDFLFSPKGGLLREELVNTIAERFDIFNLYTMKTINKRLPKRFQSTSIKDSLINDKSFMDEIEPIQKLLKILQEMPEFNRDLIINKTKRILKEPMAMEMGLNIANRVTKKSVVRAIKLAAGVEQ; via the coding sequence ATGACAAAAGAACTTGGTGATTTTATTGAAGCAGCTGGGTTGAAATCATATGATCCATTGGCAATCAGTAATATTTACAAAAAGCATCCAAAAAGATTACTCAAAAGGCTTTGGGAAACATTACTTCCTATATCTCTTTTTTTAATAGGAGTAGGGTTTGAAAAAATATTAGGAATATTAAAAAATGAAAAAAGGGCAAAAGAACGTGCAAATGAATTTACTCGACTATTAGTAGATCTAGGCCCTGCTTTTATTAAAGCTGGACAAGCATTATCAACCAGACCAGATGTAGTTCCACAATTAGTTCTTGAAGAACTTGCTCTATTACAAGATCAATTGCCTGGGTTTGAACCAGAATTAGCATTAGAATGTATAAAAGAAGATTTAGGTACAAATTATAAAAATATTTTCAAATGGTTTCAAAAAGAGCCAATATCTGCAGCTTCTTTAGGTCAAGTTCATCAAGCAATGCTAATGAATGGAGATAAAGTTGCTGTAAAAATTCAAAGGCCTGGATTAAGAGAACAAATTACTTTAGATTTATATATTGTTAGAAATATTGCTCTATGGCTAAATAAATATGTAGGCCTCATAAGAAGTGATTTAGTTGCATTAATTGATGAGCTAGGAAAACGAGTTTTTGAAGAAATGGATTATTTAAATGAGGCTAATAATGGAGAAAAGTTTGCAGAGTTAAATAAAAAAAATAAAAAAATTGCTGCTCCTAAGTTCTATAGAGAGTTCACAAGTAAAAGAGTGTTAACAATGGAATGGATAGAAGGTGTCAAACTAACAAATATAAATGGTGTTAAGAGACTAGGAATTGAACCTAATAATTTAATAGAAATAGGGGTGAATTGCAGTTTACAACAATTATTGGAGCATGGTTTTTTTCATGCTGATCCACATCCTGGTAACATATTAGCCCTAAAAGATGGAAGATTATGTTATTTAGATTTTGGAATGATGAGTGAAGTCACAACGAGATCTAGAACAGGTTTAATTGAAGCTGTAGTTCATTTAGTTAATCGTGATTTTGAAAAACTATCAAAAGATTTTGTAAAGTTAGGTTTCTTATCTGAAGAAGTTGATTTAAATCCAATTATTCCTGCATTTGAAAAAGTATTTTCAAGTGCTATAGATATGGGGGTAAGCAAAATGGATTTCAAAACAGTTACTGATGACATGTCTGGTTTAATGTATAAATTTCCATTCCAACTCCCTCCTTACTATGCTCTAATTATTAGATCTCTTATAACTCTTGAAGGCATTGCACTTAGTGTTGATCCAAATTTTAAAATTCTTGGTGCCGCATATCCATATTTTGCAAGAAGGTTGATGGAAGATCCAGATCCCCAATTAAGACAAAGCTTAAAAGAAATGCTATTCGAAGGTAATACTTTCAAATGGACTAGACTTGAAGGACTAATATTAAGTGCTGCAAAACAAAAAGAAATTGATTTAAATAACTTAATGGATCAAGTATTAGATTTTCTATTTTCTCCTAAAGGTGGTTTATTAAGGGAAGAGCTAGTAAACACAATTGCTGAAAGATTTGACATCTTTAATCTTTATACAATGAAAACAATCAATAAAAGACTTCCCAAAAGATTTCAATCAACTAGTATAAAAGATAGTTTAATTAATGATAAAAGCTTTATGGACGAAATTGAACCAATACAGAAGCTTCTTAAAATTTTGCAAGAGATGCCAGAATTTAACAGAGATTTGATAATCAATAAAACCAAAAGAATATTAAAGGAGCCTATGGCAATGGAAATGGGGTTAAATATAGCCAACAGAGTAACTAAGAAAAGCGTTGTACGCGCGATTAAATTAGCAGCTGGTGTAGAACAATAA
- a CDS encoding alpha/beta hydrolase — protein MKKNKLKKLLFSFLCITIFSFYPSSAFAAEEITLIKSIFSRTIYIKDLEDFITKGKAKGFLAKAVKNQNQEEIKNILKKRYKAPIELTSRLLYSEIGEVILKRISKILYPHRIQEESISILALKASAIKAIDLEDESISLIDFLKAYPSKVIAIDVTELSKVINKVESLNELVRFFSDSPLEKLKAEPTKNYY, from the coding sequence ATGAAAAAAAATAAACTAAAAAAATTATTGTTTAGCTTTCTATGCATCACAATATTTAGTTTTTATCCATCAAGTGCCTTTGCTGCTGAAGAAATAACACTAATAAAAAGTATTTTCTCTAGAACTATATATATTAAAGATTTGGAAGATTTTATAACTAAAGGAAAAGCAAAAGGATTCCTGGCAAAAGCAGTTAAAAATCAAAATCAAGAAGAAATAAAAAATATTTTAAAGAAAAGATATAAGGCTCCTATAGAACTTACAAGTAGATTACTTTATAGTGAAATTGGCGAAGTAATTTTAAAAAGAATATCAAAAATATTATATCCTCATCGAATTCAAGAAGAATCTATTAGCATTCTTGCTCTAAAAGCAAGTGCAATAAAAGCAATAGACTTAGAAGATGAATCAATATCTTTAATTGATTTTTTAAAAGCTTATCCTAGTAAGGTTATTGCAATAGATGTAACAGAGTTATCTAAAGTCATTAACAAAGTAGAATCACTGAATGAACTAGTTAGATTTTTTTCTGATTCACCTTTAGAAAAACTGAAAGCTGAACCAACCAAAAATTACTATTAA